Proteins encoded together in one Salarchaeum sp. JOR-1 window:
- the pyrB gene encoding aspartate carbamoyltransferase translates to MRHDHLLTAKQLTRADIEAVLDRAREFADDPSAFRERHPELLLALCFFEPSTRTKMSFETAAKRLGGDVVDMGSVESSSVKKGESLADTVRVIEGYADAIVLRHPKQGAAQLASEYVDVPVVNAGDGAGHHPSQTLLDLYTIRENAGLDDLSIGILGDLKYGRTVHSLAHALTKFDARQHFISPESLKLPRGVRYDLHEAGANVREHESLDDVLPNLDVLYVTRIQRERFPDEEEYRKVAGKYSIDTETLEHARDDLSIMHPLPRVDEIAPELDDTGHATYFSQAHNGVPVRMALLDSLL, encoded by the coding sequence ATGCGTCACGACCACTTGCTCACCGCTAAACAACTCACGCGGGCTGACATCGAGGCCGTACTCGACCGCGCGCGCGAGTTCGCGGACGACCCCTCGGCGTTCCGGGAGCGACACCCCGAGTTGTTGCTCGCGCTCTGCTTCTTCGAGCCGAGCACGCGAACGAAGATGAGCTTCGAGACCGCGGCGAAGCGCCTCGGCGGCGACGTCGTCGACATGGGGAGCGTGGAGTCGTCGTCGGTGAAGAAGGGCGAGTCGCTCGCGGATACGGTGCGCGTCATCGAGGGGTACGCGGACGCTATCGTCCTCCGTCACCCCAAACAGGGCGCGGCCCAGCTCGCGAGCGAGTACGTGGACGTGCCCGTGGTGAACGCGGGCGACGGCGCGGGCCACCACCCGAGCCAGACGCTCCTCGATCTCTACACGATTCGGGAGAACGCCGGGCTGGACGACCTCTCCATCGGCATCCTCGGCGACCTGAAGTACGGGCGGACAGTCCACTCGCTCGCGCACGCGCTGACGAAGTTCGACGCCCGCCAGCACTTCATCAGCCCGGAGTCCCTGAAACTCCCGCGGGGCGTCCGGTACGACCTCCACGAGGCCGGCGCGAACGTCCGGGAACACGAGAGCCTCGACGACGTCCTGCCGAACCTCGACGTGCTGTACGTCACGCGCATCCAGCGCGAGCGCTTCCCCGACGAGGAGGAGTACCGGAAGGTCGCCGGGAAGTACAGCATCGACACCGAGACGCTCGAACACGCCCGCGACGACCTCTCCATCATGCACCCGCTCCCGCGCGTAGACGAGATCGCGCCCGAGCTCGACGACACCGGGCACGCGACGTACTTCAGTCAGGCGCACAACGGCGTTCCCGTCCGAATGGCCCTCCTCGACTCCCTGCTATGA
- a CDS encoding peptidylprolyl isomerase produces MSDETEADTADESAEGLQNGDFIRLAYTARTVDGGELVDTTDEEVAEEEGVDTDEQEFAPRTIILGEGHIFEPVEEDIVGKEVGDEGSVVVDQPFGEYDEEQVRTVKSDKIPEDSRFPGAHVDIDGEHGHVETIVGGRARVDFNHALAGQDVEYEYEILGEVTDRLEKAQGLLSMYFDVDLDMHLETDEVEEDVENDEGETETETVEKETLYIDQNPQLQFNQQWMMGKQQILQQVIDQLDIDRVIVQEVIDGSGMGGMMGGMGGMMGGGAGGEDLGDIEDALEDADVDADEIAEELEAEDVEE; encoded by the coding sequence ATGAGCGACGAAACCGAGGCCGACACGGCCGACGAATCCGCCGAAGGACTGCAGAACGGCGACTTCATCCGACTCGCCTACACCGCCCGAACCGTCGACGGCGGCGAACTCGTCGACACGACCGACGAGGAAGTCGCGGAGGAGGAAGGCGTCGACACCGACGAGCAGGAGTTCGCGCCCCGCACCATCATCCTCGGCGAGGGACACATCTTCGAGCCCGTCGAAGAGGACATCGTCGGGAAGGAAGTCGGCGACGAGGGCAGCGTCGTGGTCGACCAGCCGTTCGGCGAGTACGACGAGGAACAGGTCCGCACGGTGAAGTCGGACAAGATCCCCGAGGACTCTCGGTTCCCCGGCGCGCACGTCGACATCGACGGCGAGCACGGTCACGTCGAGACCATCGTCGGCGGCCGCGCCCGCGTCGACTTCAACCACGCGCTCGCCGGCCAGGACGTCGAGTACGAGTACGAAATCCTCGGTGAGGTCACCGACCGCCTGGAGAAGGCCCAGGGCCTCCTCTCGATGTACTTCGACGTCGACCTCGACATGCACCTCGAAACCGACGAAGTCGAGGAGGACGTCGAGAACGACGAGGGCGAGACCGAAACGGAGACAGTCGAGAAGGAGACGCTCTACATCGACCAGAACCCCCAGCTCCAGTTCAATCAGCAGTGGATGATGGGCAAGCAGCAGATCCTCCAGCAGGTCATCGACCAGCTCGACATCGACCGCGTCATCGTCCAGGAAGTCATCGACGGCTCCGGCATGGGCGGCATGATGGGCGGCATGGGCGGCATGATGGGCGGCGGTGCAGGCGGCGAAGACCTCGGTGACATCGAGGACGCGCTCGAGGACGCCGACGTCGACGCCGACGAAATCGCCGAAGAGCTCGAAGCCGAAGACGTCGAGGAGTAA
- the cyaB gene encoding class IV adenylate cyclase has translation MYEVEVKVEADHERVRRELDERGADAGETVVQEDTYFDAPHRDFAETDEALRVREQATVREGESPSGALDGADSRVTYKGPLVDGESKTREEHETGVESGRELRAVLDGLGFAEAARVRKVRSYYALDGVTVTLDDVTGLGEYVEVELEVESEPEISDARERAYGVLRDLGLDPDAQIRTSYLGLLLE, from the coding sequence ATGTACGAAGTCGAGGTGAAGGTGGAGGCAGATCACGAACGCGTGCGCCGCGAGCTGGACGAGCGGGGCGCGGACGCGGGGGAGACCGTGGTCCAGGAGGACACGTACTTCGACGCGCCCCACCGGGACTTCGCGGAGACGGACGAGGCGCTCCGCGTGCGCGAGCAGGCGACCGTCCGCGAGGGCGAGTCCCCGAGCGGGGCGCTGGACGGCGCTGACTCCCGCGTGACGTACAAGGGGCCGCTCGTGGACGGCGAGTCGAAGACGCGGGAGGAACACGAAACGGGCGTCGAGTCGGGGCGCGAACTGCGGGCGGTGCTGGACGGCCTCGGGTTCGCGGAGGCGGCGCGCGTGCGGAAGGTGCGGTCGTACTACGCGCTCGACGGCGTGACGGTGACGCTGGACGACGTGACCGGCCTCGGAGAGTACGTCGAGGTCGAACTCGAGGTCGAGTCCGAACCCGAAATTTCGGACGCTCGGGAGCGCGCGTACGGCGTGCTCCGCGACCTCGGACTCGACCCGGACGCCCAGATTCGAACGTCCTACCTCGGCCTCCTCCTCGAATAA
- a CDS encoding methionine adenosyltransferase, protein MTERNIRVRPIDRDAVEDEEVEIVERKGLGHPDSICDGIAERVSQALAQAYLDRIGKVLHYNTDETQLVAGTAAPAFGGGEVIEPIYILIVGRATKKYEGTHIPVDSIALDAARDYLRETLPALDLETDVIVDVKLGEGSGDLQTVFGEEGKAVPMANDTSFGVGHAPLTETETLVHQTEYRLNTEYHDANPALGQDVKVMGKREGDQIDLTVAAALVDEHVPDMDAYKAEVESIRAFVADLAAEFTDRDVTVHVNTADDYEDGSIYLTTTGTSAEQGDDGSVGRGNRANGLITPNRSMSMEATSGKNPVNHIGKIYNLLSTEIAHDVVHEVDGIRDLRIRLLSQIGRPIDEPHVADAHLVTTDDTAIEEIEDEVRERIDHHLEHVTDITERVIDGELTTF, encoded by the coding sequence ATGACGGAGCGCAATATTCGCGTCCGCCCCATCGACAGGGACGCGGTCGAGGACGAGGAAGTCGAAATCGTGGAGCGAAAGGGCCTCGGCCACCCCGACTCCATCTGTGACGGTATCGCCGAGCGCGTCTCCCAGGCGCTCGCACAGGCCTACCTCGACCGGATCGGGAAAGTCCTCCACTACAACACGGACGAGACCCAGCTCGTCGCCGGCACCGCCGCGCCCGCGTTCGGCGGCGGCGAAGTCATCGAACCCATCTACATCCTCATCGTCGGCCGCGCCACGAAGAAGTACGAGGGCACGCACATCCCCGTCGACTCAATCGCGCTCGACGCCGCCCGCGACTACCTCCGCGAGACGCTGCCCGCGCTCGACCTCGAGACCGACGTCATCGTCGACGTGAAACTCGGCGAAGGCAGCGGCGACCTCCAGACCGTCTTCGGCGAGGAAGGCAAAGCCGTGCCGATGGCGAACGACACGAGCTTCGGCGTCGGTCACGCCCCGCTCACCGAGACCGAGACGCTCGTCCACCAGACCGAGTACCGCCTCAACACCGAGTACCACGACGCGAACCCCGCGCTCGGTCAGGACGTGAAAGTCATGGGAAAGCGCGAGGGCGACCAGATAGACCTCACCGTCGCCGCCGCCTTGGTTGACGAACACGTCCCCGACATGGACGCCTACAAGGCCGAAGTCGAATCCATCCGCGCGTTCGTCGCCGACCTCGCCGCCGAGTTCACCGACCGCGACGTGACCGTCCACGTCAACACCGCCGACGACTACGAGGACGGCTCCATCTACCTCACGACCACCGGTACGAGCGCCGAACAGGGCGACGACGGCAGCGTCGGCCGCGGGAACCGCGCGAACGGCCTCATCACGCCGAACCGCTCGATGAGCATGGAAGCCACCTCCGGCAAGAACCCCGTGAACCACATCGGGAAGATTTACAACCTCCTCTCAACCGAAATCGCGCACGACGTGGTGCACGAGGTCGACGGCATCCGCGACCTCCGCATCCGCCTCCTCAGCCAGATCGGCCGCCCAATCGACGAACCGCACGTCGCGGACGCTCACCTCGTCACCACCGACGACACCGCCATCGAGGAAATCGAGGACGAAGTCCGCGAACGCATCGACCACCACCTCGAACACGTCACGGACATCACCGAACGCGTCATCGACGGCGAACTGACGACGTTCTAG
- the priS gene encoding DNA primase small subunit PriS: MEERTRAYLRGRFRDYYRNVTLSPPPGADDREWGYIPWTSGPDTTMVRHKSLLDLGDFDEFARRERPRHVYFSAGYYDEPSASSMDAKTWRGSDLVFDLDADHLPNVTLGEDSYGEMLAKCKDALYRLLDFLDRDFGFDDLELVFSGGRGYHVHVRDPSIRGLDREQRREVVDYVLGNGLGLDSLVREETVSGMGVKNPTTKRTLPTDGGWGRRAVDHIAGFVDDLLDLDEEEAVYRLQTFDGIGEKSAQAIYNVVENNTAEVKAGNVDVHPAFLTLARALIAETVDEQQAAIDEPVTTDTHRLIRFPGTLHGGSGLVVQRLSRGELDGFDPLADAVPETFVGHDITVEPTREYEFSLLGETFSVEPGVVSLPEYAGVFLMARGWAEKGQE; encoded by the coding sequence ATGGAGGAGCGGACGCGAGCCTACTTGCGGGGTCGGTTCCGGGATTACTACCGGAACGTGACCCTCTCGCCGCCGCCGGGCGCGGACGACCGCGAGTGGGGGTACATCCCGTGGACGTCCGGCCCGGACACGACGATGGTGCGGCACAAGTCGCTGCTCGATCTCGGCGACTTCGACGAGTTCGCGCGCCGGGAGCGCCCGCGCCACGTCTACTTCTCCGCGGGCTACTACGACGAACCGAGCGCGAGTTCGATGGACGCGAAGACGTGGCGGGGGTCCGACCTCGTCTTCGATTTAGACGCCGACCACCTCCCGAACGTGACGCTCGGCGAGGACTCCTACGGCGAGATGCTCGCGAAGTGCAAGGACGCGCTCTATCGCCTCCTCGACTTCCTTGACCGCGACTTCGGGTTCGACGACCTCGAACTCGTCTTCTCCGGCGGCCGCGGCTACCACGTTCACGTCCGCGACCCCAGCATTCGGGGGTTGGACCGCGAGCAGCGCCGCGAAGTCGTGGATTACGTGCTCGGGAACGGGCTCGGACTCGACTCGCTCGTCCGGGAGGAGACTGTGAGCGGGATGGGTGTGAAGAACCCGACGACGAAGCGCACGCTTCCGACGGACGGCGGGTGGGGGCGGCGCGCGGTCGACCACATCGCCGGGTTCGTGGACGACCTGCTCGACCTCGACGAGGAGGAGGCGGTGTATCGGCTGCAGACGTTCGACGGTATCGGCGAGAAATCCGCCCAGGCCATCTACAACGTCGTCGAGAACAACACCGCGGAGGTGAAGGCGGGGAACGTGGACGTGCACCCAGCGTTCCTGACGCTCGCGCGCGCTCTCATCGCGGAGACGGTAGACGAACAGCAGGCCGCAATCGACGAACCCGTGACGACGGACACGCACCGCCTGATTCGGTTCCCGGGCACGCTCCACGGCGGCAGCGGCCTCGTCGTTCAGCGGCTCTCTAGGGGGGAGTTGGACGGTTTCGACCCGCTCGCGGACGCGGTTCCGGAGACGTTCGTCGGCCACGACATCACGGTGGAGCCGACGCGAGAGTACGAGTTCTCCCTGCTGGGCGAAACGTTTAGTGTGGAGCCGGGCGTGGTGTCGCTACCCGAGTACGCGGGCGTCTTCCTGATGGCTCGCGGGTGGGCGGAGAAAGGCCAAGAATGA
- a CDS encoding N-acetyltransferase produces the protein MSVTVEKRVVPRGDDDYLQEAWELKEEIREEESLLKQRWRFFADAYERATVYAYVAGDDTLAGFAAARRDGYILFLAVAPDYRGEGFGERLVAAVAEDAETVSCHARASNENALAFYKHLGFEVERRIENYYEDGGTAYYLRLGERGKLRDKLSEFLRR, from the coding sequence GTGAGCGTCACCGTCGAGAAGCGCGTCGTTCCGCGGGGCGACGACGACTACCTCCAGGAGGCCTGGGAGTTGAAGGAGGAGATTCGGGAAGAAGAATCCCTCCTGAAGCAGCGGTGGCGATTCTTCGCGGACGCCTACGAGCGCGCGACCGTCTACGCGTACGTCGCGGGCGACGACACGCTCGCGGGGTTCGCGGCCGCGCGGCGGGACGGCTACATTCTCTTCCTCGCGGTCGCCCCGGACTATCGCGGCGAGGGGTTCGGGGAGCGACTGGTCGCGGCGGTCGCGGAGGACGCGGAGACCGTGTCGTGTCACGCTCGCGCGTCGAACGAGAACGCGCTGGCGTTCTACAAGCACCTCGGGTTCGAGGTGGAGCGGCGCATCGAGAACTACTACGAGGACGGCGGGACGGCGTACTACCTTCGTCTCGGGGAGCGCGGGAAGCTCCGGGATAAACTCAGCGAGTTTCTCCGACGGTAA
- a CDS encoding archease, which translates to MYELREHTADIAVEAAGETLGEAFAAAADGMAAAMCETIPDSGERFEVAETANSRERLLYDYLDRLIYERDVRGVLPVDNAATVTETGDGYRLTGSARGVPLADVHARDLKAVTYSEMDIEATETGWRAYVVFDV; encoded by the coding sequence ATGTACGAACTCCGCGAACACACCGCCGACATCGCGGTCGAAGCCGCGGGCGAAACGCTCGGCGAGGCGTTCGCCGCCGCCGCGGACGGCATGGCGGCCGCGATGTGCGAGACCATCCCCGACAGCGGCGAGCGCTTCGAGGTCGCGGAGACCGCGAACTCGCGCGAGCGGTTGCTCTACGACTACCTCGACCGCCTCATCTACGAACGCGACGTGCGCGGCGTGCTCCCCGTGGACAACGCCGCCACCGTCACCGAAACCGGCGACGGCTACCGCCTCACGGGGAGCGCGCGCGGCGTCCCCCTCGCGGACGTGCACGCCCGCGACCTCAAGGCCGTCACGTACTCCGAAATGGACATCGAGGCGACCGAAACGGGCTGGCGCGCGTACGTCGTCTTCGACGTGTAG
- a CDS encoding RtcB family protein has protein sequence MTTFDADGVTLERVREHVWELPREDGMTTPARVLASEELLEHITDDDTLEQIANVTHLPGVVTHALCMPDGHQGYGFPVGGVAAMDAENGCISPGGVGFDINCGVRMVKTNLAYEDVQGREEELVDALFDAVPTGLGGGGVVESSHSAVEGILEDGMEWALREGYAVPDDLEHCEDEGRRPDADPSAVSQKAKDRGANQIGSLGSGNHFLEVQRVTDIFRADVADAYGLDADQIVVLIHCGSRGLGHQVCSDYLRRIEDEHPDFLDSLPDKNLAAAPAGSALADEYYGAMCAAINFAWVNRQLIMHQTREVFADVFDTSWEALDMDLLYDVAHNIAKKETHTVDGEERELYVHRKGATRAFPAGREEVPPAYRDVGQPVIIPGSMGAGSYVLRGGADSLDVTFGSTAHGAGRLMSRTRAKQQFDGDDVQSGLEEHDHIYVKAQSGETIAEEAPGVYKDVDEVIRVSDDLGIGDKVARTFPVCNIKG, from the coding sequence ATGACCACGTTCGACGCCGACGGCGTCACCCTCGAACGCGTCCGCGAACACGTCTGGGAACTCCCCCGGGAGGACGGGATGACCACGCCCGCCCGCGTCCTCGCCAGCGAGGAACTCCTCGAACACATCACGGACGACGACACGCTCGAACAGATAGCGAACGTCACCCACCTCCCCGGCGTCGTCACGCACGCGCTCTGCATGCCCGACGGCCACCAGGGCTACGGCTTCCCCGTCGGCGGCGTCGCCGCGATGGACGCAGAAAACGGATGTATCAGCCCTGGCGGCGTCGGTTTCGACATCAATTGCGGCGTCAGGATGGTGAAGACGAACCTCGCCTACGAGGACGTGCAGGGGCGCGAGGAGGAACTCGTGGACGCGCTGTTCGACGCCGTTCCCACGGGCCTCGGCGGCGGCGGCGTCGTGGAATCCAGTCACAGCGCGGTCGAGGGGATTCTGGAGGACGGCATGGAGTGGGCGCTCCGCGAAGGGTACGCCGTCCCCGACGACCTCGAACACTGCGAGGACGAGGGACGGCGGCCGGACGCCGACCCGAGTGCGGTGAGTCAGAAGGCGAAAGACCGGGGCGCGAACCAGATCGGGAGCCTCGGGTCGGGAAACCACTTCCTCGAAGTCCAGCGCGTCACCGACATCTTCCGCGCGGACGTGGCGGACGCCTACGGCCTCGACGCCGACCAGATCGTGGTGCTCATCCACTGCGGGTCGCGCGGGCTCGGCCATCAGGTGTGCTCGGACTACCTGCGGCGCATCGAGGACGAACACCCCGACTTCCTCGACAGCCTCCCGGACAAGAACCTCGCCGCCGCGCCCGCGGGCTCCGCGCTCGCAGACGAGTACTACGGCGCGATGTGCGCCGCCATCAACTTCGCGTGGGTGAACCGCCAACTCATCATGCACCAGACCAGGGAGGTGTTCGCGGACGTGTTCGACACCTCGTGGGAAGCGCTCGACATGGATCTCCTCTACGACGTGGCGCACAACATCGCAAAGAAGGAGACGCACACCGTCGACGGCGAGGAGCGCGAGCTCTACGTCCACCGGAAGGGTGCGACGCGCGCGTTCCCGGCGGGCCGCGAGGAAGTCCCGCCCGCCTACCGCGACGTCGGCCAGCCCGTGATCATTCCGGGAAGTATGGGCGCGGGGAGCTACGTGCTCCGCGGCGGCGCGGACTCCCTCGACGTGACGTTCGGATCCACCGCGCACGGCGCTGGCCGACTGATGAGTCGCACACGGGCGAAACAGCAGTTCGACGGCGACGACGTGCAGTCCGGCCTCGAAGAGCACGACCACATCTACGTGAAGGCGCAGAGCGGCGAGACCATCGCTGAGGAGGCGCCTGGCGTCTACAAGGACGTGGACGAAGTCATCCGCGTCTCCGACGACCTCGGCATCGGCGACAAGGTCGCGCGGACGTTCCCCGTCTGCAACATCAAGGGGTAG
- a CDS encoding translation initiation factor eIF-2B, with protein sequence MIDETAEEIREMRTHSSSVVAVKAARALRELDDQEFPTVEEYVRALERNSRALRRASPSHASLVTTQREIVNAVRDADPASVEDAKAETNAAVDRVVKRVESAKHAAAEHVAETLDDGATVLTHDYSTTVLEAIELAAEDGTYLDVYVTEARPRHLGRKTARVLAEIDRVTPTLIVDGAAGYYLDDCDEVLVGMDCIVDDTLYNRVGTYPLCATANDTDTPVTVAGSSAKIVNGEGFRFENEFRTASEVIREPPEGFEVANPSYDETPIRLLDRVVTEEGLQTF encoded by the coding sequence ATGATAGACGAGACCGCCGAGGAGATTCGGGAGATGCGAACGCACTCCTCCTCGGTCGTCGCCGTGAAGGCCGCGCGGGCGCTCCGCGAGCTCGACGACCAGGAGTTCCCGACCGTCGAAGAGTACGTGCGAGCGCTTGAGCGGAACAGCCGGGCGCTCCGGCGCGCCAGCCCGTCGCACGCCAGTCTCGTTACGACGCAGCGTGAAATCGTGAACGCCGTCCGGGACGCCGACCCCGCCTCGGTCGAGGACGCGAAGGCCGAGACGAACGCGGCGGTCGACCGCGTGGTCAAGCGCGTGGAGTCCGCCAAGCACGCGGCCGCAGAGCACGTCGCCGAAACGCTCGATGACGGCGCGACCGTCCTGACACACGACTACTCGACGACCGTCCTGGAGGCCATCGAACTCGCCGCAGAGGACGGTACGTACCTCGACGTGTACGTCACGGAAGCCCGTCCACGCCACCTGGGCCGGAAGACGGCGCGCGTGCTCGCCGAAATCGACCGCGTCACGCCGACGCTCATCGTGGACGGCGCAGCGGGCTACTACCTCGACGACTGCGACGAAGTGCTCGTCGGGATGGACTGCATCGTGGACGACACGCTCTACAACCGCGTCGGCACGTACCCGCTCTGCGCGACTGCGAACGACACGGACACGCCAGTGACCGTCGCGGGGTCGAGCGCGAAAATCGTCAACGGCGAGGGGTTCCGGTTCGAGAACGAGTTCCGCACCGCCAGCGAAGTCATCCGCGAACCCCCGGAAGGCTTCGAGGTCGCGAACCCCTCCTACGACGAGACGCCGATCCGCCTCCTCGACCGCGTCGTCACCGAGGAAGGCCTGCAGACGTTCTAG
- a CDS encoding FAD-binding protein, which yields MYEHDVLVVGAGGAGLRAAIAAHEEGADVALVTKLHPVRSHTGAAEGGINAALRNGDSWQDHAYDTMKGSDYLGDAPAVETLAQDAPENVIQLENWGMPFSREDDGRVSQRPFGGLSFPRTTYAGAETGHHLLHTLYEQVVKRGIEVYDEWYVTNLAVTDEDDPNERSCHGIVGYDVQTGELAGFHANDGVILATGGMGQVFDHTTNAVANTGDGVAMAYRAGVPMEDMEFIQFHPTTLPSTGVLISEGVRGEGGILYNTEGERFMFEYGYATNDGELASRDVVARAELTEVNEGRGFEDEYVMLDMRHLGEERILDRLENILHLAEDFEGVDGLEEPMPVKPGHHYAMGGIETNEHGQTCIDGLYAVGECACVSVHGGNRLGGNALPELIVFGKRAGSHAAGRDFGEPKIQTGKPANPELEDIDTTASLGTVGDDEAAADGGLAAADPETVVNAAVEREDDRITRLLEKDEGTQHAEIRSDIQKTMTANVNVFREEDALEETLHDIRDARERYEDVYVADKSRTFNTDLQHTLETRNILDIAEALTMGALARDEFRGAHWRKEHQERKDDEWLKHTMVSWNDGEPELWYRPVILDGENKTYEPKERSY from the coding sequence ATGTACGAACACGACGTACTCGTAGTCGGTGCAGGCGGCGCCGGACTCCGTGCGGCCATCGCGGCGCACGAGGAAGGCGCGGACGTGGCGCTCGTCACGAAACTCCACCCGGTTCGCTCCCACACGGGCGCGGCCGAGGGCGGCATCAACGCGGCGCTACGGAACGGTGACTCGTGGCAAGACCACGCGTACGACACGATGAAGGGGTCGGACTACCTCGGTGACGCCCCCGCCGTCGAGACGCTCGCGCAGGACGCGCCCGAGAACGTCATCCAGCTCGAAAACTGGGGAATGCCCTTCTCGCGCGAGGACGACGGCCGCGTCAGTCAGCGGCCGTTCGGCGGCCTCTCCTTCCCCCGCACCACGTACGCGGGCGCGGAGACCGGCCATCACCTCCTCCACACGCTCTACGAACAGGTCGTCAAGCGCGGCATCGAGGTGTACGACGAGTGGTACGTCACGAACCTCGCCGTCACGGACGAGGACGACCCGAACGAACGCAGCTGTCACGGCATCGTCGGCTACGACGTGCAGACCGGCGAACTCGCGGGCTTCCACGCGAACGACGGCGTCATCCTCGCGACTGGCGGGATGGGGCAGGTGTTCGACCACACCACGAACGCGGTCGCGAACACCGGCGACGGCGTCGCGATGGCCTACCGCGCCGGCGTCCCGATGGAGGACATGGAGTTCATCCAGTTCCACCCGACGACGCTCCCCTCGACCGGCGTCCTGATCAGTGAGGGCGTGCGCGGGGAGGGCGGCATCCTCTACAACACGGAGGGCGAGCGATTCATGTTCGAGTACGGGTACGCGACCAACGACGGCGAACTCGCCAGCCGCGACGTGGTCGCGCGCGCCGAGCTCACGGAAGTCAACGAGGGCCGCGGGTTCGAGGACGAGTACGTAATGCTCGACATGCGTCACCTCGGTGAAGAACGCATACTCGACCGCCTGGAGAACATCCTCCACCTCGCGGAGGACTTCGAGGGTGTCGACGGCCTCGAAGAACCGATGCCCGTCAAGCCCGGCCACCACTACGCCATGGGCGGTATCGAGACGAACGAACACGGTCAGACGTGCATCGACGGCCTGTACGCCGTCGGCGAGTGCGCGTGCGTGAGCGTGCACGGCGGGAACCGCCTCGGCGGGAACGCCCTTCCGGAACTCATCGTGTTCGGGAAGCGCGCCGGCTCGCACGCCGCCGGCCGCGACTTCGGCGAACCCAAGATCCAGACCGGGAAACCCGCAAACCCCGAGCTCGAAGACATCGACACCACCGCCTCGCTCGGCACCGTCGGCGACGACGAAGCCGCTGCCGACGGCGGCCTCGCTGCCGCCGACCCCGAGACGGTGGTGAACGCGGCGGTCGAACGCGAGGACGACCGCATCACGCGCCTCCTGGAGAAGGACGAGGGAACCCAGCACGCCGAAATCCGCTCCGACATCCAGAAGACGATGACCGCGAACGTCAACGTCTTCCGGGAGGAGGACGCGCTCGAGGAGACGCTCCACGATATCCGGGACGCCCGGGAACGCTACGAGGACGTGTACGTCGCGGACAAGTCCCGGACGTTCAACACCGACCTCCAGCACACCCTCGAAACCCGGAACATCCTCGACATCGCCGAAGCCCTCACTATGGGCGCGCTCGCCCGCGACGAGTTCCGCGGCGCCCACTGGCGCAAGGAACACCAGGAGCGCAAGGACGACGAGTGGCTCAAGCACACAATGGTCTCCTGGAACGACGGCGAACCCGAACTCTGGTACCGCCCCGTCATCCTCGACGGCGAGAACAAGACCTACGAGCCGAAAGAGCGGTCGTACTAA
- a CDS encoding succinate dehydrogenase/fumarate reductase iron-sulfur subunit, with protein sequence MSTQSPDTQTESETDPQAERLERKEERAEEAASSATETAEDTVELKVFRYDPEIADKQEPRFDTFHVPRKQGMTVLDALMHARDHFDSSLTFRHSCRQAVCGSDALFINGSQRLGCQTQIQDLNNSDTVRVEPLPHADVVKDLVVEMEHFYDQMESVEPYFSPNEEPEGEQLQSRENREKIKMSTRCIWCGACMSSCNIAAGDNEYLGPAAINKAYRFYFDDREGDDRQQERLEIIEQEHGVWRCQTQFSCTTVCPKDIPLTEHIQELKREAVKSNLKFW encoded by the coding sequence ATGAGCACGCAATCACCGGACACGCAGACCGAGTCGGAAACGGATCCACAGGCCGAACGCCTCGAACGCAAGGAAGAACGCGCCGAGGAAGCCGCGTCCTCCGCAACCGAGACCGCCGAGGACACGGTCGAACTGAAGGTATTCCGGTACGACCCCGAGATCGCGGACAAACAGGAACCGCGCTTCGACACGTTCCACGTCCCGCGAAAACAGGGGATGACCGTGCTGGACGCCCTGATGCACGCCCGCGACCACTTCGACTCCAGTCTCACCTTCCGGCACTCCTGCCGCCAGGCCGTCTGCGGGTCGGACGCGCTGTTCATCAACGGCAGTCAGCGCCTCGGTTGTCAGACCCAGATTCAGGATCTGAACAACTCCGACACGGTTCGAGTCGAACCGCTCCCGCACGCGGACGTGGTGAAAGACCTCGTCGTGGAGATGGAGCACTTCTACGACCAGATGGAGTCGGTGGAACCCTACTTCAGTCCGAACGAGGAACCGGAGGGCGAGCAGCTTCAGTCCCGCGAGAACCGGGAGAAGATCAAGATGAGCACGCGCTGCATCTGGTGTGGCGCGTGCATGTCCTCCTGCAACATCGCCGCTGGCGACAACGAGTACCTCGGCCCCGCGGCCATCAACAAGGCCTACCGGTTCTACTTCGACGACCGCGAGGGCGACGACCGCCAGCAGGAACGCCTCGAAATCATCGAACAGGAACACGGCGTCTGGCGCTGCCAGACCCAGTTCTCCTGTACCACGGTCTGTCCGAAGGACATCCCGCTCACGGAGCACATTCAGGAGCTCAAGCGAGAAGCCGTGAAGAGCAATCTCAAATTCTGGTAA